The following proteins are encoded in a genomic region of Rubrobacter xylanophilus DSM 9941:
- a CDS encoding low molecular weight protein-tyrosine-phosphatase, with protein MVRVLFVCMGNICRSPIAQGIFEALVRREGLEGKIRADSAGTGSWHVGEPPDPRAQEAALRRGVEIGGQRARRISPEDCRAFDYILTMDEENYRAVRALCPDGRAEVRPFLDFADTPETEVPDPYYGGPEGFEHVTNLLEEAAEGLLEEIRRRHLGRGRAG; from the coding sequence ATGGTACGCGTCCTGTTCGTCTGCATGGGGAACATCTGCCGCTCGCCGATCGCCCAGGGGATCTTCGAGGCTCTGGTGCGGCGGGAGGGGCTGGAGGGAAAGATCCGCGCGGACTCCGCCGGGACGGGCTCCTGGCACGTCGGGGAGCCGCCCGACCCGCGGGCGCAGGAGGCCGCCCTGCGGCGCGGGGTGGAGATCGGCGGGCAGCGGGCCCGCCGGATCTCGCCGGAGGACTGCCGCGCCTTCGACTACATCCTGACCATGGACGAGGAGAACTACCGGGCGGTCCGCGCGCTGTGCCCGGACGGGCGGGCGGAGGTCCGGCCTTTCCTGGACTTCGCGGACACCCCGGAGACGGAGGTGCCGGACCCCTACTACGGCGGGCCGGAGGGTTTCGAGCACGTCACGAACCTCCTGGAGGAGGCCGCGGAGGGCCTGCTGGAGGAGATCCGGCGGCGGCACCTCGGGAGGGGCCGTGCTGGATAG
- a CDS encoding Crp/Fnr family transcriptional regulator: MASPLEEAVRLLSRVYVLEPLSRDELEELARRAPGTRVGRGEVFLAAQEEPGEKLFILKEGRVRVYTVDTEGRELTLSVVGGGDIIREVALTDRRLPEVYMRAMEPSVVCSLRRKDLERIILRRPEVGVRLVGLLSERLRLAEIRLAELAYKDVRARLASLILRLIESEGVVTGEGYKVPTRYTHQQLATMIGAGRVAVSRAFARLREEGVVKLRERRIVVADLKALRRIAGNG, from the coding sequence ATGGCGTCGCCGCTGGAGGAAGCGGTACGGCTCCTTTCGAGGGTATACGTTCTGGAGCCGCTCTCGCGGGATGAGCTGGAGGAGCTTGCCCGGCGGGCTCCGGGCACGCGCGTTGGGAGGGGGGAGGTCTTTCTTGCGGCGCAGGAGGAGCCGGGGGAGAAGCTTTTCATACTCAAGGAGGGGCGGGTTCGGGTCTATACGGTGGATACCGAGGGCCGAGAGCTCACCCTATCTGTGGTGGGGGGTGGGGACATAATCAGGGAGGTGGCGCTCACCGACCGGCGGCTTCCGGAGGTATACATGCGGGCCATGGAGCCCTCGGTGGTGTGCTCTTTGAGGCGGAAGGATCTGGAGCGCATCATCCTGAGGAGGCCGGAGGTGGGGGTACGGCTGGTTGGCCTGCTCAGCGAGCGGCTGAGGCTGGCCGAGATCCGGCTGGCCGAGCTCGCCTACAAGGATGTCCGGGCGCGGCTGGCGAGCCTGATCCTCAGGCTCATCGAGAGCGAGGGGGTCGTGACCGGCGAAGGGTACAAGGTACCCACCCGCTACACGCACCAGCAGCTGGCCACCATGATCGGGGCGGGGAGGGTGGCCGTGAGCCGGGCTTTCGCCAGGCTCAGGGAGGAGGGGGTCGTGAAGCTCAGGGAGCGCCGCATCGTGGTTGCGGACCTAAAGGCCTTGAGGCGCATCGCCGGAAACGGGTAG
- a CDS encoding ATPase with chaperone activity ATP-binding subunit-like protein yields MDLTPAARRALARAGHDPEYGARPLRRLIDREILDRLARALLAGELAAGDWVVFDGSPGKWSWHKDGIGGADKAAHL; encoded by the coding sequence GTGGACCTCACCCCCGCCGCCCGGAGGGCCCTGGCCCGCGCCGGACACGACCCAGAATATGGCGCCCGCCCGCTGCGGCGCCTCATAGACCGCGAGATACTGGACCGCCTCGCGCGTGCCCTGCTCGCGGGCGAGCTGGCCGCCGGCGACTGGGTCGTCTTCGACGGCTCACCGGGGAAGTGGTCGTGGCACAAAGACGGCATCGGCGGGGCAGACAAAGCCGCACACCTCTGA
- a CDS encoding Uxx-star family glutaredoxin-like (seleno)protein, with the protein MRVELYTAPGCPYSEAAREDLEWRGVEFVEYDVEKDRRAYERLLKLTGGMRTVPVIVEEGRPVQVGWMGRGCTV; encoded by the coding sequence ATGAGGGTGGAGCTCTACACCGCGCCGGGTTGCCCCTACAGCGAGGCCGCTCGGGAGGATCTGGAGTGGCGCGGGGTGGAGTTCGTGGAGTACGACGTGGAGAAAGACCGCCGGGCCTACGAGCGCCTGTTAAAGCTCACGGGCGGCATGCGGACCGTCCCCGTGATCGTGGAGGAGGGCAGGCCCGTCCAGGTGGGCTGGATGGGGCGGGGGTGCACCGTCTAG
- a CDS encoding 6-phosphofructokinase, which produces MAEVRRVGMLTGGGDAPGLNGVIRAVTVKCVEDYGYEVVGIKRGWRGLLAPQEDSVEKLTVDGVRYILDEGGTVLLSSRTNPYKKEGDAEKVVKNMQEFGIDALVAIGGDDTLGVASRLHKDFGVQVVGCPKTIDNDLSGTDICFGYDTAVSIATEALDRVRTTAKSHERILVVEIMGRHAGWITYGAGLAGAANVTLIPEVEPDIDAIADLFKKRAERGERWGVVAVSEGVTIGEEYITQSAERDEFGHVRLGGIGETLAKELKERTGIDTRHVVLGHLQRGGTPTAYDRILSTRYGLRAAEAVKNGEWGKMVALRGSDIVTVPLEEATGETRTVPEDLYGVLKTFFG; this is translated from the coding sequence ATGGCTGAGGTACGCAGGGTAGGCATGCTCACCGGCGGCGGGGATGCTCCGGGGTTGAACGGTGTGATCCGGGCCGTCACCGTCAAGTGCGTCGAGGACTACGGCTACGAGGTCGTCGGCATAAAGCGCGGCTGGAGAGGGCTCCTGGCCCCCCAGGAGGACTCAGTGGAGAAGCTCACCGTGGACGGCGTCCGCTACATCCTGGACGAGGGCGGCACCGTTCTCCTCTCTTCCCGGACCAACCCGTACAAGAAGGAGGGGGACGCCGAGAAGGTCGTAAAGAACATGCAGGAGTTCGGCATCGACGCCCTCGTGGCCATCGGCGGGGACGACACCCTGGGGGTGGCCAGCCGGCTCCACAAGGACTTCGGGGTGCAGGTGGTCGGCTGCCCCAAGACCATAGACAACGACCTCTCCGGCACCGACATCTGCTTCGGCTACGACACCGCCGTCTCCATCGCCACCGAGGCCCTCGACCGGGTCAGGACCACCGCAAAGAGCCACGAGCGCATCCTGGTCGTAGAGATCATGGGCCGGCACGCCGGTTGGATCACCTACGGGGCCGGGCTGGCCGGGGCGGCAAACGTCACCCTCATCCCCGAGGTCGAGCCGGACATCGACGCCATCGCCGACCTCTTCAAGAAGCGGGCCGAGCGGGGCGAGCGCTGGGGCGTCGTCGCGGTGAGCGAGGGGGTCACCATCGGCGAGGAGTACATCACCCAGAGCGCCGAGCGCGACGAGTTCGGGCACGTCCGCCTCGGCGGCATCGGCGAGACGCTGGCCAAAGAGCTCAAGGAGCGCACCGGCATAGACACCCGCCACGTCGTCCTCGGGCACCTGCAGCGCGGCGGCACCCCCACCGCCTACGACCGCATCCTCTCCACCCGCTACGGCCTGCGGGCCGCCGAGGCGGTCAAGAACGGCGAGTGGGGCAAGATGGTCGCCCTGCGCGGCAGCGACATCGTCACCGTCCCGCTGGAGGAAGCCACGGGGGAGACCCGCACCGTCCCGGAAGACCTCTACGGGGTCCTGAAGACCTTCTTCGGCTAG
- a CDS encoding ABC transporter ATP-binding protein yields MDLAVAPGEFLALIGPSGAGKSTLLGVLAGLEPPDEGEVLLDGRPLTRPGLVAYMPQSDLLLPWRSVVANVALGLEAAGTPREAARKRARAALTRFGLEEFADAPPEALSGGMRSRAALLRTALLGRDAMLLDEPFGALDALTRRDLQGWLLGVRDELAATIVLVTHDVDEALLLADRVVALTPRPARVALELEVGLPRPRTMRDETTGEFARLKGRLLEALGVAGG; encoded by the coding sequence GTGGACCTCGCCGTGGCCCCGGGCGAGTTCCTCGCCCTCATCGGGCCCTCCGGGGCCGGCAAGTCCACCCTGCTCGGCGTGCTCGCCGGGCTCGAGCCCCCCGACGAGGGAGAGGTGCTCCTCGACGGGAGGCCCCTGACCCGCCCGGGGCTCGTGGCGTACATGCCCCAGAGCGACCTCCTCCTCCCCTGGAGGAGCGTGGTCGCGAACGTGGCGCTGGGACTCGAGGCCGCCGGGACGCCGAGAGAGGCGGCCCGCAAGCGGGCGCGGGCCGCCCTCACGCGCTTCGGGCTCGAGGAGTTCGCCGACGCCCCGCCCGAGGCCCTCTCCGGCGGGATGCGCTCGCGGGCCGCCCTGCTCCGGACCGCCCTGCTCGGCCGCGACGCCATGCTGCTCGACGAGCCGTTCGGCGCCCTCGACGCCCTCACCCGCCGCGACCTGCAGGGGTGGCTGCTCGGAGTCCGCGACGAGCTGGCCGCCACCATCGTGCTCGTCACCCACGACGTGGACGAGGCCCTGCTGCTCGCCGACAGGGTGGTCGCGCTCACCCCGCGCCCCGCCCGGGTCGCCCTGGAGCTGGAGGTGGGGCTGCCGCGGCCGCGCACCATGCGGGACGAGACCACCGGTGAGTTCGCCCGGCTCAAGGGGCGTCTGCTCGAGGCGCTGGGGGTGGCGGGAGGGTGA
- a CDS encoding ABC transporter permease translates to MRRALPAAALALLVLAAWELLVRLFGVPAFLLPGPLAIARALWASRGLLLEHAAPTAAEALAGFCCAAAAGAAAGLLINRSALAERALYPWLVASQTLPVIAIAPVLVTWFGYGPLPKVLVVVLFCFFPVTVATVDGLRSVEPDLVRLMRSFGAGRRRVFLMVELPAALPFLFGGLRLAATYSVIGAVIGEWVGSSRGLGFLMIQDKNQFEIARMFAEIALLSAMGVALFLLVALAQRLLAPWTLRSEETRSRQKGGRRP, encoded by the coding sequence GTGAGGAGGGCGCTCCCGGCGGCCGCGCTGGCGCTGCTGGTTCTGGCGGCGTGGGAGCTTCTGGTGCGGCTCTTCGGGGTCCCCGCGTTCTTGCTTCCGGGCCCGCTCGCCATCGCCCGCGCCCTGTGGGCCTCGCGCGGGCTGCTCCTGGAGCACGCCGCCCCCACCGCCGCCGAGGCGCTGGCCGGGTTCTGCTGCGCGGCCGCGGCGGGGGCCGCCGCGGGCCTGCTCATCAACCGCTCGGCGCTCGCCGAACGGGCCCTCTACCCCTGGCTCGTGGCCTCGCAGACCCTGCCCGTCATCGCTATAGCCCCGGTGCTCGTCACCTGGTTCGGCTACGGCCCGCTCCCCAAGGTGCTCGTGGTCGTGCTCTTCTGCTTCTTCCCGGTCACCGTGGCCACGGTGGACGGCCTGCGGTCGGTCGAGCCGGACCTCGTCCGCCTGATGCGCTCCTTCGGGGCGGGGAGGCGGCGCGTCTTTCTCATGGTCGAGCTCCCGGCGGCGCTGCCCTTCCTCTTCGGGGGGCTGCGCCTGGCCGCCACCTACTCCGTCATCGGGGCGGTCATCGGGGAGTGGGTGGGCTCCAGCCGGGGGCTGGGGTTCCTCATGATCCAGGACAAAAACCAGTTCGAGATAGCCCGGATGTTCGCCGAGATCGCCCTGCTCTCGGCCATGGGGGTCGCGCTCTTCCTGCTGGTCGCCCTGGCCCAGCGGCTGCTCGCCCCCTGGACCCTGAGGTCGGAAGAGACGCGCTCCCGACAGAAAGGAGGAAGACGCCCGTGA
- a CDS encoding ABC transporter substrate-binding protein, with amino-acid sequence MKPLRLLCLLAALLLPLAACGGGGRGGPEEVTLTLDWYPNADHAGVYLARERGYFREAGLRVRIRQPSDPASVLQLVAAGRSEFGISYENEVLNAAARDIPVLSVMAIMQHPLNSIIALEKSGIDSPKDLAGKKVGYAGQSFGTAAIDTVLRKAGKDPSSVEKINVGYDLRPALTSGRVDAVVDAYWNIEAVELAQEGFETTVIRLNEVGVPNYNELVVATGKAYARENPEAVRRFVRALVRGHEYALRHPRAARDALLEANPELDPETVEKTLELTVPLFRDPGEAVGYQDPEEWRRYVRWAVENRVLPRPVEVEEVMTNRYLPEEG; translated from the coding sequence GTGAAGCCCCTTCGCCTGCTCTGCCTCCTCGCGGCCCTGCTCCTCCCCCTCGCCGCCTGCGGCGGGGGCGGAAGGGGCGGCCCCGAGGAGGTGACCCTCACGCTCGACTGGTACCCCAACGCCGACCACGCCGGGGTCTACCTGGCCCGCGAGCGGGGGTACTTCCGCGAGGCGGGCCTCCGGGTGAGGATAAGGCAGCCCTCCGACCCCGCCTCGGTGCTGCAGCTGGTCGCCGCGGGGCGCAGCGAGTTCGGCATCTCCTACGAGAACGAGGTGCTGAACGCCGCCGCGCGGGACATCCCCGTGCTCTCGGTGATGGCCATCATGCAGCACCCGCTGAACTCGATCATCGCCCTCGAAAAGAGCGGCATCGACAGCCCAAAGGACCTGGCGGGCAAGAAGGTGGGCTACGCCGGGCAGTCCTTCGGGACGGCGGCCATCGACACCGTGCTGCGCAAGGCCGGCAAGGACCCCTCGAGCGTGGAGAAGATAAACGTGGGCTACGACCTGCGCCCGGCGCTCACCTCCGGGAGGGTGGACGCCGTGGTGGACGCCTACTGGAACATCGAGGCGGTGGAGCTGGCGCAGGAGGGGTTCGAGACCACCGTGATCCGGCTGAACGAGGTCGGCGTCCCCAACTACAACGAGCTGGTGGTCGCCACCGGCAAGGCCTACGCCCGAGAGAACCCGGAGGCGGTGCGGCGGTTCGTCCGGGCGCTGGTCAGGGGTCACGAGTACGCCCTCCGCCACCCCCGGGCGGCCCGCGACGCGCTGCTCGAGGCCAACCCGGAGCTCGACCCCGAGACGGTGGAGAAGACCCTTGAGCTCACCGTCCCCTTGTTCAGGGACCCCGGCGAGGCGGTAGGATACCAGGACCCCGAGGAGTGGCGGCGCTACGTCCGGTGGGCGGTGGAGAACCGGGTGCTGCCGCGCCCGGTGGAGGTGGAAGAGGTGATGACGAACCGGTACCTCCCCGAAGAAGGGTAG
- a CDS encoding acetyl-CoA carboxylase carboxyltransferase subunit alpha, giving the protein MLDFERPIKELEERIAELHRLAGESEGLQAEISRLEEALEAARRRIYTNLSPYQRVQVARHPERPNFRAYRDALCEDFYELSGDRHYGDDAAVRGGFARIRGRNVVLIGHDKGADVKSRVEGNFGMAHPEGYRKVKRLYGLAARFGLPVVTLVDTPGAFAGRGAEERGQAWAISEDLMALAAVPVPVVSVIIGEGGSGGALAMCLADYLGMLENSYLSVIAPEACASIIFRDSSRAPEAAEALKLTARDLKEHGVVDEVLPEPLGGAHRDPEAAIRAVGEALERVLAGVSGSSPEDLLKRRYARYRRIGSYQRLPGPSSG; this is encoded by the coding sequence ATGCTGGACTTCGAGCGGCCCATAAAGGAGCTCGAGGAGCGGATCGCCGAGCTGCACCGCCTCGCCGGGGAGAGCGAGGGGCTGCAGGCGGAGATCTCGCGCCTCGAGGAGGCGCTGGAGGCGGCGAGGCGCAGGATCTACACCAACCTCTCGCCCTACCAGCGGGTACAGGTGGCCCGCCACCCCGAGCGCCCGAACTTCCGGGCCTACCGGGACGCGCTGTGCGAGGACTTCTACGAGCTCTCCGGCGACCGGCACTACGGCGACGACGCGGCGGTGCGCGGGGGGTTCGCGCGCATCCGGGGCCGCAACGTGGTCCTGATCGGCCACGACAAGGGGGCGGACGTAAAGAGCCGGGTGGAGGGGAACTTCGGGATGGCCCACCCGGAGGGCTACCGCAAGGTGAAGCGGCTCTACGGTCTGGCCGCCCGCTTCGGGCTGCCCGTGGTGACGCTCGTGGACACCCCCGGGGCCTTCGCCGGCCGCGGGGCCGAGGAGCGGGGGCAGGCGTGGGCGATCTCGGAGGACCTCATGGCGCTCGCCGCCGTCCCGGTGCCGGTGGTCTCGGTGATCATCGGGGAGGGGGGCTCCGGCGGGGCGCTCGCGATGTGCCTGGCGGACTACCTGGGGATGCTGGAGAACTCCTACCTCTCGGTTATAGCGCCGGAGGCGTGCGCCTCGATCATCTTCCGGGACTCCTCCCGGGCGCCGGAGGCCGCCGAGGCGCTGAAGCTCACCGCCCGCGACCTGAAGGAGCACGGGGTCGTCGACGAGGTGCTGCCCGAGCCCCTGGGCGGGGCCCACAGGGACCCGGAGGCCGCCATCCGGGCGGTGGGGGAGGCGCTGGAGCGGGTGCTCGCCGGGGTGTCCGGATCCTCCCCGGAGGACCTCCTAAAGAGGCGCTACGCGCGCTACCGCAGGATCGGCTCCTACCAGCGGCTCCCCGGGCCGTCCTCCGGCTAG
- the accD gene encoding acetyl-CoA carboxylase, carboxyltransferase subunit beta codes for MDATVFTKCERCKQPVYEKDLRARFNVCPNCEFHYPLPAPERVRLLTDAGSFEERDGELAAGDPLGFEGYPDRLRSARKKTGLGDAILSGVGEIGGRRVALAVMDFRFIGGSMGSVVGERVARTVELARAEGLPLVTVSASGGARMFEGIYSLMQMAKTSVALSRFMEGSKPYISILTDPTFGGVTASFATAADIIIAEPGARVGFAGARVIEQTTKERLPEGFQTAEFQREHGMVDRIVHRLALKGDLERLLGFVG; via the coding sequence ATGGACGCCACCGTGTTCACCAAGTGCGAGCGGTGCAAGCAGCCGGTCTACGAGAAGGACCTGAGGGCCCGCTTCAACGTCTGCCCCAACTGCGAGTTCCACTACCCCCTGCCGGCCCCGGAGCGGGTGCGCCTGCTCACCGACGCGGGCAGCTTCGAGGAGCGCGACGGGGAGCTGGCCGCCGGCGACCCGCTGGGCTTCGAGGGGTACCCCGACAGGCTCCGCTCCGCCCGCAAAAAGACCGGGCTCGGGGACGCGATCCTGAGCGGGGTCGGCGAGATCGGGGGCCGCAGGGTGGCGCTCGCCGTCATGGACTTCCGGTTCATCGGGGGCTCCATGGGCAGCGTGGTCGGCGAGCGGGTCGCGCGGACCGTGGAGCTCGCCCGGGCGGAGGGGCTTCCGCTCGTCACCGTCTCCGCCTCCGGCGGGGCCCGGATGTTCGAGGGGATCTACTCGCTCATGCAGATGGCCAAGACCAGCGTGGCCCTCTCCCGCTTTATGGAGGGCTCAAAGCCCTACATCTCCATCCTCACCGACCCCACCTTCGGCGGGGTTACCGCCTCCTTCGCCACCGCGGCGGACATCATCATCGCCGAGCCGGGGGCCCGGGTGGGGTTCGCCGGGGCGCGGGTCATCGAGCAGACCACCAAGGAGAGGCTCCCCGAGGGCTTCCAGACCGCGGAGTTCCAGCGGGAGCACGGGATGGTGGACAGGATCGTCCACCGGCTCGCCCTGAAGGGGGATCTGGAGCGGCTGCTGGGGTTCGTGGGGTGA
- the trpA gene encoding tryptophan synthase subunit alpha, translating to MGGRERLLGAFSKGRPALIPYLTAGYPSLEGAREVARAYLEAGADVLEIGVPFSDPLADGPTIQDTTARALENGADMDYCLGLAGEFSGRAPVVLLVYYNLIFARGVERFVREAAGAGVSGVVVPDLPVDEAGEPARAVEKGGMAFCPLAAPTSTDERLEKIGSLASGFVYCVSVAGVTGVREKLPPGAVELLRRVRARVSAPVALGFGIGSAEAAREAAGEADGIIIGSRLMQLVGEGGPERAGEWLRGVREALSRTAGRSH from the coding sequence GTGGGCGGTAGGGAGCGGCTGCTCGGGGCCTTCTCGAAGGGGCGTCCGGCGCTCATCCCCTACCTCACCGCCGGGTACCCCTCGCTGGAGGGGGCGCGGGAGGTGGCCCGCGCCTACCTGGAGGCCGGGGCCGACGTGCTGGAGATAGGGGTTCCCTTCTCCGACCCGCTCGCCGACGGCCCTACCATACAGGACACCACCGCGCGGGCGCTCGAGAACGGCGCGGACATGGACTACTGCCTGGGGCTCGCCGGGGAGTTCTCCGGGCGGGCGCCGGTGGTGCTCCTCGTGTACTACAACCTGATCTTCGCCCGGGGCGTGGAGCGCTTTGTCCGGGAGGCGGCCGGGGCCGGGGTCTCGGGCGTGGTGGTGCCGGATCTGCCCGTGGACGAGGCCGGGGAGCCCGCGCGGGCCGTCGAGAAGGGGGGGATGGCCTTCTGCCCGCTCGCCGCCCCCACCTCCACCGACGAGCGCCTGGAGAAGATCGGCTCCCTCGCCTCTGGCTTCGTCTACTGCGTCTCGGTGGCCGGGGTGACTGGGGTGCGGGAGAAGCTGCCCCCCGGGGCGGTGGAGCTGCTGCGGCGGGTGCGGGCGCGGGTCTCCGCCCCGGTGGCGCTGGGCTTCGGCATCGGCTCCGCGGAGGCCGCGCGGGAGGCGGCCGGGGAGGCCGACGGCATCATCATCGGCAGCCGGCTCATGCAGCTCGTCGGCGAGGGCGGGCCGGAGCGGGCCGGGGAGTGGCTGAGGGGGGTGCGCGAGGCGCTCTCCCGGACGGCGGGGAGGAGCCATTAG
- the trpB gene encoding tryptophan synthase subunit beta translates to MRQRAESGYFGPFGGRYVPETLIHALEELEEAYERYRNDPEFVEELDSLARDFVGRPTPLMLASRLTRRWGGANVWFKREDLAHTGAHKINNTLGQILLADRMGKRRIIAETGAGQHGVATATVAALYGKECVVYMGEEDTRRQRLNVVRMKLLGAEVVPVLSGSRTLKDAVNEAIRDWVTNVEDTHYIIGSVVGPAPYPRIVRDFQTVIGREIEAQARERFGSDPDAVVACVGAGSNAIGAFHPFVGREGVRLVGVEAAGRGLASGEHGASLAEGRLGVLHGAKSYVLQTEAGQIREAHSISAGLDYPATGPEHAYLKDEGLAEYASVTDEEALEGFTLCSRLEGIIPALESAHAIYHAERVAKELGPGKNLVVCLSGRGDKDVEVAAAALGVGAEEASGGR, encoded by the coding sequence GTGCGGCAAAGAGCTGAGAGCGGCTACTTCGGCCCCTTCGGGGGCCGGTACGTGCCGGAGACCCTGATCCACGCGCTCGAGGAGCTAGAGGAGGCCTACGAGCGCTACAGGAACGACCCGGAGTTCGTGGAGGAGCTCGACTCCCTGGCGCGCGACTTCGTCGGCCGCCCGACGCCGCTCATGCTCGCCTCCCGGCTCACCCGCAGGTGGGGCGGGGCGAACGTGTGGTTCAAGCGGGAGGATCTGGCGCACACGGGGGCGCACAAGATCAACAACACCCTGGGCCAGATCCTGCTCGCCGACCGGATGGGGAAGCGCCGGATCATCGCCGAGACCGGCGCGGGCCAGCACGGGGTCGCCACAGCGACCGTCGCCGCCCTCTACGGCAAGGAGTGCGTCGTGTACATGGGCGAGGAGGACACGCGGCGCCAGCGCCTGAACGTGGTGCGCATGAAGCTCCTCGGGGCTGAGGTCGTGCCCGTGCTCTCCGGCTCGCGCACGCTCAAGGACGCTGTGAACGAGGCGATACGCGACTGGGTGACCAACGTGGAGGACACCCACTACATCATCGGGAGCGTGGTGGGCCCCGCGCCCTACCCCAGGATCGTGCGCGACTTCCAGACGGTCATCGGGCGGGAGATAGAGGCGCAGGCGCGCGAGCGCTTCGGCTCGGACCCGGACGCGGTCGTGGCCTGCGTCGGGGCGGGCTCGAACGCCATCGGGGCCTTCCACCCGTTCGTCGGGCGCGAGGGCGTGAGGCTCGTCGGGGTGGAGGCCGCCGGGCGGGGGCTTGCGAGCGGTGAGCACGGGGCCTCGCTCGCGGAGGGCAGGCTCGGCGTCCTGCACGGGGCCAAGAGCTACGTGCTGCAGACGGAGGCGGGCCAGATCCGGGAGGCGCACTCCATCTCCGCCGGCCTCGACTACCCGGCCACCGGCCCGGAGCACGCCTACCTCAAAGACGAGGGGCTCGCCGAGTACGCCAGCGTCACCGACGAGGAGGCGCTGGAGGGCTTCACCCTCTGCTCGAGGCTGGAGGGGATCATCCCGGCGCTGGAGTCGGCGCACGCCATCTACCACGCCGAGAGGGTGGCGAAGGAGCTGGGGCCGGGCAAGAACCTCGTGGTCTGCCTCTCCGGGCGGGGGGACAAGGACGTGGAGGTCGCCGCCGCCGCTCTGGGCGTCGGCGCGGAGGAGGCCTCCGGTGGGCGGTAG
- a CDS encoding phosphoribosylanthranilate isomerase, whose product MAKVKVCGITSVEDALVAAGAGADAVGFVFFERSPRRVGVERAREISGALPGGVLRVGVFVNTPPEEVLRVASLVGLDYAQLHGDEGPEEVRRVREGGLGVIKALRVRDAGSLSEIERYPEADLFLLDAWREGLYGGTGTPFDWELAKRLRGCANIVVSGGLTPENVRAAIERLDPYGVDASSSLEEAPGKKSGELVRRFVSAAKS is encoded by the coding sequence ATGGCCAAGGTGAAGGTCTGCGGGATAACCAGCGTCGAGGATGCCCTGGTGGCGGCCGGGGCCGGGGCGGACGCGGTGGGGTTCGTCTTCTTCGAGCGGAGCCCGCGGCGGGTGGGGGTGGAGCGAGCGCGGGAGATCTCCGGCGCGCTCCCCGGTGGGGTGCTCAGGGTCGGGGTCTTCGTGAACACCCCTCCCGAGGAGGTGCTGCGCGTGGCCTCCCTCGTGGGGCTGGACTACGCCCAGCTGCACGGCGACGAGGGCCCGGAGGAGGTCCGGAGGGTGCGGGAGGGGGGGCTGGGCGTCATCAAGGCGCTCCGGGTTAGGGATGCGGGCTCGCTCTCCGAGATCGAACGCTACCCCGAGGCCGACCTCTTCCTGCTCGACGCCTGGAGGGAGGGGCTCTACGGGGGGACCGGGACCCCCTTCGACTGGGAGCTGGCCAAGAGGCTGCGGGGCTGTGCTAACATCGTCGTCTCCGGAGGGCTCACGCCCGAGAACGTGCGGGCGGCCATCGAGCGCCTCGACCCGTACGGGGTGGACGCCTCGAGCTCGCTGGAGGAGGCGCCCGGCAAGAAGAGCGGCGAGCTGGTGCGGAGGTTCGTGAGTGCGGCAAAGAGCTGA